A segment of the Candidatus Brevundimonas phytovorans genome:
TTATCTGAGACTATCAAGCGCGGGCGGTTTGAGCTAAATCGCCCGCGCTGTCTTATCCGATATCATCTTGGGCGCCCGTCGCGTCCGCGAAGCACCCCGAAGGCAAGTCCAATGCCCCGCACACATAAAATCGAAGACTACCGCAACTTCGGCATCATGGCCCACATCGACGCGGGCAAGACGACGACGACCGAGCGGATCCTGTTCTACACCGGCAAGAACCACAAAATGGGCGAGACGCACGATGGCGCGTCCACCATGGACTGGATGGACCAGGAACAAGAGCGCGGCATCACCATCACCTCGGCCGCCACGACCGCCTTCTGGAAAGGCAAGCGTCTCAACATCATCGACACCCCCGGCCACGTGGACTTCACCATTGAAGTCGAACGTTCGCTGCGCGTGCTCGACGGCGCCGTGACGGTGCTGGACGGCAACGCCGGCGTGGAGCCGCAGACGGAAACCGTCTGGCGTCAGGCCGACAAGTACCGCGTGCCGCGCATCGTCTTCGTCAACAAGATGGACAAGATCGGCGCTGACTTCGCCGCTTCGGTCCAGTCGATCCGCGACCGTCTGGGCGCCAAGGCTGTGCCGATCCAACTGCCGATCGGCGCCGAGAACCTGCTGAAGGGCGTGGTCGACCTGGTCGAGATGAAGGCCTACGTCTGGGAAACCGACGCCGTCGGCGCCGACGCCGATATCCGCGAAATCCCGGCTGACATGGCCGACGAATGCGCCGCCGCCCGTCAATACCTGATCGACAACGCTGTCGAGCTGGACGACGAGGCCATGGAAGCCTACCTGGGCGGCGAAGAGCCCTCGGTCGAAGTCCTGAAGAAGTGCATTCGCAAGGCCGTGCTGACCGGCGCCTTCTACCCGATCCTCGGCGGCTCGGCCTTCAAGAACAAGGGCGTTCAGCCCCTGCTCGACGCCGTCATCGACTACCTGCCTTCGCCGACCGACATTCCGCCCACGCCGGGCATCGACTTCAAGACGGAAGAGCCGGTCACGCGCAAGGCTTCGGACGACGAGCCCCTGTCGGTCCTGGCGTTCAAGATCATGGACGACCCCTTCGTCGGCTCGCTGACCTTCTGCCGCCTCTACTCGGGCAAGATGGAAACCGGCATGTCGCTGCTGAACTCGTCGCGCGACAAGCGCGAGCGCGTCGGCCGCATGCTGCAGATGCACTCGAACAACCGCGAAGACATCAAGGAAGCCTACGCCGGCGACATCGTCGCCCTGGCCGGCCTGAAGGAAACCCGCACGGGCGACACCCTGTGCGATCCGCTGAAGTCGCCCGTCATCCTTGAGAAGATGGAATTCCCGGCGCCCGTGATCGAGATCTCGGTCGAGCCCAAGACCAAGGCCGACCAAGAGAAGCTGGGCGTGGCTCTGGCCAAGCTGGCTTCGGAAGATCCGTCCTTCACCGTCTCGACCGACCACGAGTCGGGCCAGACGATCCTGAAGGGCATGGGCGAGCTGCACCTGGACATCAAGATCGACATCCTGCGCCGCACCTACAAGGTCGACGCCACGATCGGCGCGCCGCAGGTGGCCTATCGTGAATCGCTCGGCCGCAAGGTCGACATCGACTACACCCACAAGAAGCAGACCGGCGGTACGGGTCAGTTCGCCCGCGTCATGCTGACGTTCGAGCCGGGTGAACCGGGTTCGGGCTTCGTGTTCGAAAACGCCATCGTCGGCGGCGCGGTGCCCAAGGAATACATCCCGGGCGTCGAAAAGGGCCTGACGGCCATCAAGGAAAACGGTCTGCTGGCCGGCTTCCCGCTGATCGACTTCAAGGCGACCCTGACGGACGGCAAGTACCACGACGTCGACTCCAGCGTGCTGGCGTTCGAAATCGCGGCCCGCGCCGCCTTCCGCGAACTGAAGGAAAAGGGTTCGCCCAAGCTGCTCGAGCCGATCATGGCGGTTGAGGTCGTGACCCCCGAGGAATACCTCGGCTCGGTCATCGGCGACCTGAACGGCCGTCGCGGCATGATCCAGGGCCAGGACATGCGCGGCAACGCCATCGTCATCAACGCCTTCGTGCCGCTGGCGAACATGTTCGGCTACGTGAACACCCTGCGCGGCATGTCGCAAGGCCGCGCCCAGTTCACCATGCAGTACGACCACTACGAGCCGGTGCCGCAACACGTCGCCGACGAAGTGATCAAGAAGTACGCCTAACAACGTCGCTGTCCCGTCCTATATGGACGGGCGCACTTGAAACCCGGGCGGTTTGCGCGCAGACCGCCCGCCTCATCCCCAAACCAATAGGACCCCCGGTTCGGGGACCCAGGAGCTAGAGAATGGCCAAGGAAAAGTTCGAACGCACCAAGCCGCACTGCAACATCGGCACGATTGGTCACGTTGACCACGGCAAGACGACGTTGACGGCTGCGATCACGATGACGCTGGCGAAGGCCGGTGGCGCGAAGGCGATGAACTACGCCGACATCGACGCCGCCCCGGAAGAAAAAGCCCGCGGCATCACGATCAACACGGCACACGTCGAGTATGAGACGGCCAACCGTCACTACGCGCACGTCGACTGCCCCGGCCACGCCGACTACGTGAAGAACATGATCACGGGCGCGGCTCAGATGGACGGCGCGATCCTGGTGGTTTCGGCCGCTGACGGCCCGATGCCGCAGACGCGCGAGCACATCCTGCTGGCCCGTCAGGTCGGCGTGCCGGCCCTGGTGGTCTTCATGAACAAGGTCGACCTGGTCGACGACGCCGAGCTGCTCGAGCTGGTGGAAATGGAAGTGCGCGAGCTGCTCTCGTCCTACCAGTTCCCGGGCGACGACATCCCGGTGACGATGGGTTCGGCCAAGGCCGCGACCGACGGCGTGAACCCGGAAATCGGCGAGCAGCAAGTGCTGAAGCTGATGGAAACGGTCGACGCCTACATCCCGCAGCCGGAACGTCCGGTTGACCTGCCCTTCCTGATGCCGGTCGAAGACGTCTTCTCGATCTCGGGCCGCGGCACCGTGGTCACGGGTCGCGTTGAAAAGGGCATCGTCAAGGTCGGCGAAGAAGTCGAAATCGTCGGCATCCGTCCGGTCCAGAAGACGACCTGCACGGGCGTCGAAATGTTCCGCAAGCTGCTGGACCAGGGTCAAGCCGGCGACAACGTGGGCGTGCTGCTGCGCGGCACCAAGCGTGAAGACGTCGAGCGCGGCCAGGTGCTGTGCAAGCCGGGTTCGATCACCCCGCACACCAAGTTCATGGCCGAAGCCTACATCCTGACGAAGGAAGAAGGCGGCCGTCACACGCCGTTCTTCACGAACTATCGCCCGCAGTTCTACTTCCGCACGACGGACGTGACCGGCATCGTTCACCTGAAGGAAGGCGTCGAGATGATCATGCCCGGCGACAACGCCGAGCTGAGCGTCGAACTGATCACCCCGATCGCCATGGATCAGGGCCTGCGCTTCGCCATCCGTGAAGGCGGCCGCACCGTCGGCGCCGGCGTCGTCGCCAAGATCATCGCCTAAGCGATCGATCCGGGTCTTCGGACCCGAACAGTAAGCGTACCGGCCTCAAGAAGCCCGCAAGGGCGGTAGGCCAAGCGTAAAGCGTAACAGAGCGGCCCTCGGAGCAATCCGGGGGCCGTTTCTGCATTCAGGGATTGGGCCGCCCGGTGGCCGGGTCGGCGGCGGTCTGGCCGGAGTTGCTGGAGCCCTTGGCGCCGTCAGGCTCGGTGGCGGGTCTGGGAGGACGACCGGGGCGGTCGGGCTTGAGATCCTCATTCTCGATCTGTCGGTCGTCGGGGCGGGGGTCAGGCATGGTTCGGTCCCTTGTTGAGACAGGACAACGCCTGGGGCGGGCCAGCGCTCCGCCGGGCGCGGCGACCGCGGCTCTAAACCGTGTCTAAACGGAGCTGAACTAGAGACGGCGGGCGGAATGGAACTTGCTGGTGGCGTCGCGGAAGAAGGAAGGCTCATGCCCGGTGTGCTGACGATCGAAATCTGCGACCTGGACAGCCTGGGCGCCGAGGCGTGCGCGCAGTGGAACGCCTGGTCGATGGCGGACCCGGATCTCGCCAGCCCCTATTTCCGCGTCGAGTTCGCGCAGATCGCCGCGCGGATCAGCCCGGCTTGCGCGGTGGCGATTTTCAAGCGCGACGGGGTGGTGGTCGGCTACTTCCCGCATCAGCGGCGGGGCGGGGCGGTGCTGCCGGTGGCGGCGCCGATGAACGACTATCACGGGGTGATCGGCCCCAGGGGCGAGCGTCCGACGCTGGCCGAGGCGGCGCGGCTGCTGGGCGGCGCGCGGTTCAGCGTCAACGGCTGGGTGGGAGAGGCGCCGGGCGCGGCGGTCAGCGACAGCTTTCGCACCA
Coding sequences within it:
- the tuf gene encoding elongation factor Tu, translated to MAKEKFERTKPHCNIGTIGHVDHGKTTLTAAITMTLAKAGGAKAMNYADIDAAPEEKARGITINTAHVEYETANRHYAHVDCPGHADYVKNMITGAAQMDGAILVVSAADGPMPQTREHILLARQVGVPALVVFMNKVDLVDDAELLELVEMEVRELLSSYQFPGDDIPVTMGSAKAATDGVNPEIGEQQVLKLMETVDAYIPQPERPVDLPFLMPVEDVFSISGRGTVVTGRVEKGIVKVGEEVEIVGIRPVQKTTCTGVEMFRKLLDQGQAGDNVGVLLRGTKREDVERGQVLCKPGSITPHTKFMAEAYILTKEEGGRHTPFFTNYRPQFYFRTTDVTGIVHLKEGVEMIMPGDNAELSVELITPIAMDQGLRFAIREGGRTVGAGVVAKIIA
- the fusA gene encoding elongation factor G codes for the protein MPRTHKIEDYRNFGIMAHIDAGKTTTTERILFYTGKNHKMGETHDGASTMDWMDQEQERGITITSAATTAFWKGKRLNIIDTPGHVDFTIEVERSLRVLDGAVTVLDGNAGVEPQTETVWRQADKYRVPRIVFVNKMDKIGADFAASVQSIRDRLGAKAVPIQLPIGAENLLKGVVDLVEMKAYVWETDAVGADADIREIPADMADECAAARQYLIDNAVELDDEAMEAYLGGEEPSVEVLKKCIRKAVLTGAFYPILGGSAFKNKGVQPLLDAVIDYLPSPTDIPPTPGIDFKTEEPVTRKASDDEPLSVLAFKIMDDPFVGSLTFCRLYSGKMETGMSLLNSSRDKRERVGRMLQMHSNNREDIKEAYAGDIVALAGLKETRTGDTLCDPLKSPVILEKMEFPAPVIEISVEPKTKADQEKLGVALAKLASEDPSFTVSTDHESGQTILKGMGELHLDIKIDILRRTYKVDATIGAPQVAYRESLGRKVDIDYTHKKQTGGTGQFARVMLTFEPGEPGSGFVFENAIVGGAVPKEYIPGVEKGLTAIKENGLLAGFPLIDFKATLTDGKYHDVDSSVLAFEIAARAAFRELKEKGSPKLLEPIMAVEVVTPEEYLGSVIGDLNGRRGMIQGQDMRGNAIVINAFVPLANMFGYVNTLRGMSQGRAQFTMQYDHYEPVPQHVADEVIKKYA